Part of the bacterium genome, TCGAAAACGCCAACCCATACCCGATTCGGTTGTGCCCGGTTTTTATCTTCGATCAAACAGCCGATATCATCGTACTTCACATATTCGCCATTTGGCAGTATCGCTTGGGCGGCAAATCGTTGATCGCTTACCGCCATTTTGCAAACAACGCAAATATCTTCCCGTTGCAACGGCTCCGGTTTCGGTTGAGGTTTACAACCAAGCATCGAGATACAGATTAAGGCGGAGAAAATTACTCACGTATAC contains:
- a CDS encoding nitrous oxide reductase accessory protein NosL — encoded protein: MLGCKPQPKPEPLQREDICVVCKMAVSDQRFAAQAILPNGEYVKYDDIGCLIEDKNRAQPNRVWVGVFDTKQWVRGDSAVFVATAGVRTPMGFGFLAFATKQQAEQLLAKHGGKIITWSELVAKSAYDPR